Proteins from one Pseudomonas grandcourensis genomic window:
- the dnaX gene encoding DNA polymerase III subunit gamma/tau — translation MSYQVLARKWRPRSFREMVGQTHVLKALINALDSQRLHHAYLFTGTRGVGKTTIARIIAKCLNCETGITSTPCGECSVCREIDEGRFVDLIEIDAASRTKVEDTRELLDNVQYAPSRGRFKVYLIDEVHMLSSHSFNALLKTLEEPPPYVKFILATTDPQKLPATILSRCLQFSLKNMTPERVVEHLTHVLGVENVPFEDDALWLLGRAADGSMRDAMSLTDQAIAFGEGKVMAADVRAMLGTLDHGQVYDVLHALIEGDAKALLEAVRHLAEQGPDWNGVLSEILNVLHRVAIAQALPEGVDNGHGDRDRVLALAQALPAEDVQFYYQMGLIGRRDLPLAPDPRGGFEMVLLRMLAFRPADTADAPRQPLKPVGISQATVDSANSVAAASVVAPVVAAAVAPIAAAPAPVPEPVAPVVVPEPASVPVVEAAVVEEVVDLPWNDPVEQAPVQQSAAEPVLETASEQPELPPMPLPTPDSVVPDAPEWAAAPIPEPSVAEVDAATPGMDLDDEPPLDEDYIEPDMDSAYSYLDELASEHAADPAPEPEPEPAAMPATGLALQWLELFPKLPISGMTGSIAANCTLIAVDGDNWLMHLDPAHSALFNATQQRRLNDALNQYHQRTLTLSIELIKPEQETPAQAASRRRANRQREAEESIHGDPFIQQMMQQFGAVVRNDTIEPVDALVAQG, via the coding sequence ATGAGTTATCAGGTTCTTGCACGTAAATGGCGTCCGCGCTCGTTCCGCGAAATGGTCGGCCAGACCCATGTGCTCAAGGCTCTGATCAATGCCTTGGACAGCCAGCGGCTGCACCACGCCTACCTCTTTACCGGTACCCGTGGGGTCGGCAAGACCACCATCGCGCGGATCATTGCCAAATGCCTTAACTGCGAGACAGGTATCACTTCGACCCCCTGTGGCGAGTGCTCGGTGTGTCGCGAAATCGACGAAGGCCGCTTTGTCGACCTGATCGAGATCGACGCCGCGAGCCGCACCAAGGTCGAAGATACCCGCGAATTGCTCGACAACGTGCAGTACGCCCCGAGCCGTGGGCGCTTCAAGGTCTACCTGATCGACGAAGTGCACATGCTCTCCAGCCATTCCTTCAACGCACTGCTCAAAACCCTTGAAGAGCCGCCACCCTACGTCAAGTTCATCCTGGCGACCACTGATCCGCAGAAACTTCCTGCAACGATTCTGTCGCGGTGCCTGCAGTTCTCCCTGAAGAACATGACGCCGGAGCGCGTTGTCGAGCACCTGACCCACGTTCTGGGTGTCGAGAACGTGCCGTTCGAGGACGATGCGCTGTGGCTGTTGGGCCGTGCCGCCGACGGGTCGATGCGTGATGCCATGAGCCTGACCGACCAGGCGATTGCCTTCGGTGAAGGCAAGGTCATGGCCGCCGACGTGCGGGCGATGCTCGGGACCCTCGATCACGGGCAGGTCTACGACGTGCTGCATGCGCTGATCGAAGGCGATGCCAAGGCATTGCTCGAAGCCGTCCGCCACCTGGCCGAACAAGGCCCGGACTGGAACGGCGTGCTCTCGGAAATTCTCAATGTGCTGCACCGCGTTGCCATCGCCCAGGCCTTGCCGGAAGGCGTCGACAACGGTCACGGCGACCGTGATCGCGTGCTGGCACTGGCCCAGGCGTTGCCGGCCGAAGATGTGCAGTTCTACTACCAGATGGGCCTGATCGGCCGCCGCGACCTGCCGCTGGCGCCGGATCCCCGGGGCGGCTTTGAAATGGTGTTGCTGCGGATGCTGGCGTTCCGGCCCGCAGACACCGCGGATGCCCCGAGGCAACCGCTAAAGCCAGTGGGGATCAGCCAGGCCACAGTTGATTCCGCAAACTCAGTGGCTGCCGCGTCGGTTGTTGCGCCGGTAGTCGCTGCGGCCGTTGCCCCGATTGCGGCTGCGCCAGCGCCTGTACCGGAACCGGTTGCGCCGGTCGTTGTGCCGGAACCTGCGTCTGTGCCTGTGGTTGAAGCGGCTGTGGTCGAAGAGGTGGTCGACCTGCCGTGGAATGACCCGGTCGAGCAAGCGCCCGTCCAGCAATCGGCGGCGGAGCCGGTGCTGGAAACCGCCAGCGAACAACCCGAATTACCGCCGATGCCGTTGCCGACGCCGGACAGCGTGGTGCCGGACGCCCCGGAGTGGGCCGCCGCGCCGATCCCGGAACCTTCGGTGGCCGAAGTCGATGCCGCGACGCCGGGCATGGACCTGGATGACGAGCCGCCGCTTGACGAAGATTACATCGAGCCGGACATGGATTCGGCCTACAGTTACCTCGACGAACTGGCCAGTGAGCATGCCGCCGACCCGGCTCCGGAGCCCGAACCTGAGCCTGCGGCCATGCCGGCCACCGGTCTGGCCCTGCAATGGCTGGAGCTGTTCCCGAAATTGCCGATCTCCGGCATGACCGGCAGCATCGCCGCCAACTGCACGCTGATCGCGGTGGATGGCGACAACTGGCTGATGCACCTGGACCCGGCCCACAGTGCCTTGTTCAATGCCACTCAACAGCGTCGCCTCAACGATGCGCTGAACCAGTATCACCAGCGCACACTGACCCTGAGCATCGAGCTGATCAAGCCCGAGCAGGAAACCCCGGCACAAGCGGCTTCGCGCCGCCGCGCCAACCGTCAGCGCGAGGCGGAGGAATCGATCCACGGTGATCCGTTCATCCAGCAAATGATGCAGCAGTTCGGTGCGGTGGTCCGTAACGATACTATTGAACCTGTCGACGCCCTGGTCGCTCAGGGCTAA
- a CDS encoding transporter substrate-binding domain-containing protein, protein MRLALGALLLISLDGVAAQAPLRFVITDSWTMPMVQIERDKPTQGILYDVMLSLATQVGVPAEFHVLPRRRIQSAMDQGEVDVRCYVAQSWLPEQPGDYLWSIPLFIQPDVLITRHAPPGTVNPADLPQQTIGTVLGYSYPTLQPLFDTGQLQRDDARNQEQVLEKLLAGRNDYAVSNQWSLDWFNHRLLPEQQLQGVAVLQEHRIGCYVRNDPQLPVQNILRTLTRMKMSGEIDEIVRLYIGGEPAAVDKPQTAKNRPGEDPGS, encoded by the coding sequence ATGCGGCTGGCCTTGGGGGCATTGCTGTTGATCAGCCTGGACGGCGTGGCTGCGCAAGCACCGCTGCGCTTCGTGATAACCGACAGCTGGACCATGCCCATGGTGCAGATTGAACGGGACAAACCGACCCAGGGCATCCTGTATGACGTGATGCTCAGCCTCGCGACCCAGGTCGGCGTACCGGCCGAATTCCATGTATTGCCCCGCAGGCGCATACAAAGCGCCATGGATCAAGGCGAGGTCGATGTCCGCTGTTATGTCGCGCAATCGTGGCTGCCCGAGCAGCCTGGCGATTATCTCTGGAGCATCCCGCTCTTCATTCAACCTGACGTGTTGATCACCCGGCATGCGCCGCCCGGTACAGTCAACCCCGCCGACCTGCCGCAACAGACCATTGGCACCGTACTGGGCTACAGCTACCCGACCCTGCAGCCGCTGTTCGACACCGGCCAACTGCAGCGTGACGACGCACGCAATCAGGAACAAGTGCTGGAAAAACTCCTGGCCGGCCGCAATGACTATGCCGTCAGCAATCAATGGAGCCTGGACTGGTTCAATCACCGCCTGCTGCCGGAGCAGCAACTGCAAGGCGTGGCAGTGCTGCAGGAACACCGTATCGGCTGCTACGTTCGCAACGACCCACAGCTCCCGGTGCAGAACATCCTGCGCACCCTGACACGGATGAAGATGTCCGGGGAAATCGATGAGATTGTTCGGCTGTATATCGGTGGCGAGCCTGCGGCTGTGGATAAACCGCAAACGGCAAAAAACCGCCCCGGAGAAGATCCTGGCAGCTAG
- a CDS encoding putative zinc-binding metallopeptidase, producing the protein MYPFFEQLSSRIAAPFTVENSRNSKVWSCRCGQSLFFRNSQCLACSAALGYQPEQSRLSALQPGAPAGTWLLDADPGAGLFRRCANLDSPAACNWLLPANDHDVLCIACNLNRTIPDLTITDNHERWRKVETAKRRLVAQLLSLGLQVIPKSVDEDTGLAFDFIGVDLEGKPPTTGHANGLVTLDIKEADDAHREQVRVQMHEPYRTLLGHFRHEVGHYYWDRLIANSQWLEPFRGLFGDERASYAEALERHYQQGAPLDWQQRYVSAYATMHPWEDWAETWAHYLHMMDAVDTALGFGMSAREMDFDYQPFPPETLYDPQHPGGAAFLSFVNAWIELAGMLNELSRSMGQPDFYPFVLPTAVIAKLHFIHLVIQQEGGRADEVLEAQ; encoded by the coding sequence ATGTACCCGTTCTTCGAGCAGCTCAGCTCGCGCATTGCCGCGCCGTTCACGGTCGAAAATTCGCGCAACAGCAAGGTCTGGTCCTGTCGTTGCGGGCAATCGCTGTTCTTTCGCAACAGCCAGTGCCTGGCCTGTTCGGCAGCGTTGGGTTATCAGCCGGAGCAGAGTCGCTTGTCTGCGCTACAACCGGGTGCGCCGGCGGGCACCTGGCTGCTGGATGCCGATCCCGGGGCAGGCCTGTTTCGACGCTGCGCCAATCTCGACTCCCCGGCGGCCTGTAATTGGTTGCTGCCTGCCAATGACCATGACGTCTTGTGCATCGCCTGCAACCTCAATCGCACCATTCCCGACCTGACGATCACTGACAACCACGAGCGCTGGCGCAAGGTGGAAACCGCCAAGCGGCGTCTGGTCGCGCAACTGCTCAGCCTGGGGTTGCAGGTGATTCCCAAGAGCGTCGATGAAGACACCGGCCTCGCCTTCGATTTCATCGGTGTTGACCTCGAAGGTAAACCGCCGACCACCGGACACGCCAACGGCCTGGTCACCCTCGATATCAAGGAAGCCGACGATGCCCACCGCGAACAGGTGCGGGTACAAATGCACGAACCCTATCGCACGCTGCTCGGGCATTTTCGTCACGAAGTAGGGCATTACTACTGGGATCGATTGATCGCCAATAGCCAGTGGCTTGAGCCTTTTCGCGGTTTGTTCGGCGATGAGCGCGCCAGCTATGCCGAAGCCCTCGAACGGCATTATCAGCAGGGCGCACCGCTTGACTGGCAGCAGCGCTACGTCAGCGCCTACGCCACCATGCACCCGTGGGAAGACTGGGCCGAAACCTGGGCCCATTACCTGCACATGATGGATGCGGTGGACACCGCGCTGGGCTTTGGCATGAGTGCCCGGGAAATGGACTTCGACTATCAGCCGTTTCCGCCTGAAACCCTCTACGATCCGCAGCATCCCGGCGGCGCGGCGTTCCTGTCGTTCGTCAATGCGTGGATCGAACTGGCGGGCATGCTCAACGAATTGTCACGCAGCATGGGGCAGCCGGATTTCTATCCGTTCGTCCTGCCGACAGCGGTCATTGCCAAGCTGCACTTTATTCACCTGGTGATTCAGCAGGAGGGCGGCAGGGCGGACGAGGTGCTAGAGGCGCAATAG
- the ligA gene encoding NAD-dependent DNA ligase LigA, which translates to MTAAKNRILELRAELDQHNYRYHVLDEPSIPDAEYDRLFNELKALEAANPELITSDSPTQRVGSAALSAFTQVRHEVPMLSLGNAFEETDMREFDRRVTEGLDLPAGDLFGGGATVEYSCEPKLDGLAVSLLYQDGILVRGATRGDGTTGEDISVNVRTVRNIPLKLHGTGWPATLEVRGEVFMSKAGFERLNATQLEVGGKTFANPRNAAAGSLRQLDSKITANRPLEFCCYGIGQVSADIADTHIGNLQQLQAWGMPISHELKLAHGIAECLDYYRDIGERRSALPYEIDGVVFKVNSIASQRELGFRAREPRWAIAHKFPAMEELTELLDVEFQVGRTGAVTPVARLKPVKVAGVTVANATLHNMDEVARLGLMIGDTVIIRRAGDVIPQVVQVVMERRPENARPVQIPEQCPVCGSHVERTQLIKRSKGRETVSEGAVYRCVGRLACGAQLKQAIIHFVSRRAMDIEGLGEKSVEQLVDEGLVSSPADLYALNFEQIVDLEGFAELSSKNLLGAIEDSKRPGLARFIYALGIPDVGEETAKVLARSLGSLERVQQALPQVLTYLPDVGLEVAHEIHSFFEDAHNQQVIADLLRHGMQIQDQGELGAEFSASTTLGGFLDKLHIPLVGPGGAQKLADKFGSLQAVIGADWLDMRQALPEKQANSVREFFALEENRQLAEAAEKQLADFGMHWQSEKKVVEGLPLAGQTWVLTGSLELMSRDVAKDKLESLGAKVAGSVSAKTHCVVAGPGAGSKLTKANELGLKVLDEEAFVVFLKEHDITV; encoded by the coding sequence ATGACCGCCGCCAAGAACCGTATTTTAGAGCTGCGCGCTGAGCTGGATCAGCACAACTATCGTTACCACGTGCTCGACGAGCCGAGCATTCCGGACGCCGAGTACGACCGCTTGTTCAACGAGCTCAAGGCTCTGGAAGCGGCCAATCCCGAACTGATCACCAGCGACTCGCCAACCCAGCGAGTGGGCAGCGCGGCGCTGTCGGCGTTTACCCAGGTGCGTCACGAAGTGCCGATGCTCAGCCTCGGCAACGCCTTCGAAGAAACCGACATGCGTGAGTTCGACCGCCGGGTGACCGAAGGCCTGGACCTGCCGGCCGGCGATCTGTTCGGTGGCGGTGCGACAGTCGAGTACAGCTGTGAGCCCAAGCTCGATGGCCTGGCTGTCAGCCTGCTGTATCAGGATGGCATCCTGGTGCGCGGCGCGACTCGCGGAGACGGCACCACCGGCGAAGACATCAGCGTCAATGTGCGCACCGTACGCAACATCCCGCTCAAGCTGCACGGTACCGGCTGGCCGGCGACCCTGGAAGTGCGCGGCGAAGTGTTCATGTCCAAGGCCGGTTTCGAGCGGCTCAACGCCACGCAACTGGAAGTCGGCGGCAAGACCTTCGCCAACCCGCGCAACGCGGCGGCGGGCAGTTTGCGCCAGCTGGATTCGAAGATCACCGCCAATCGTCCGCTGGAATTCTGTTGCTACGGCATCGGCCAGGTGTCGGCGGACATCGCTGATACGCACATTGGCAATTTGCAGCAGCTCCAGGCCTGGGGCATGCCGATCAGTCATGAGCTGAAACTGGCGCACGGCATCGCCGAGTGCCTGGATTACTACCGCGATATCGGTGAGCGTCGCAGTGCGCTGCCGTATGAAATCGACGGCGTGGTATTCAAGGTCAACAGCATTGCCTCCCAGCGCGAACTGGGTTTTCGCGCCCGCGAGCCGCGTTGGGCCATCGCCCACAAATTCCCGGCGATGGAAGAGCTCACCGAACTGCTCGATGTGGAATTCCAGGTCGGCCGCACGGGGGCGGTGACGCCGGTGGCGCGTCTGAAACCGGTCAAGGTCGCGGGCGTCACGGTGGCCAACGCTACCCTGCATAACATGGACGAAGTCGCGCGCCTGGGTCTGATGATCGGCGACACGGTGATCATCCGCCGCGCCGGTGACGTGATTCCGCAGGTGGTGCAAGTGGTCATGGAGCGTCGTCCGGAAAACGCCCGGCCAGTGCAGATTCCCGAGCAGTGCCCGGTGTGCGGTTCTCATGTCGAGCGCACGCAGTTGATCAAGCGCAGCAAGGGCCGCGAGACGGTCAGCGAAGGCGCGGTGTATCGCTGCGTCGGTCGTCTGGCCTGTGGCGCGCAACTCAAGCAGGCGATCATTCACTTCGTTTCCCGTCGCGCCATGGACATCGAAGGCCTGGGCGAGAAGAGCGTCGAGCAACTGGTCGACGAAGGCCTGGTGAGCTCGCCGGCCGATCTGTATGCACTGAACTTCGAGCAGATCGTCGATCTGGAAGGCTTTGCCGAACTGTCGAGCAAGAACCTGCTCGGCGCCATCGAAGACAGCAAGAGGCCGGGCCTGGCGCGGTTTATCTATGCCCTGGGGATTCCCGATGTCGGCGAGGAGACGGCCAAGGTCCTGGCGCGTTCCCTGGGTTCGCTGGAGCGGGTGCAGCAGGCCTTGCCGCAGGTGCTGACGTACTTGCCGGATGTTGGCCTGGAAGTCGCGCACGAGATCCACAGCTTCTTCGAGGATGCGCATAACCAGCAGGTGATCGCTGATTTGCTCAGGCATGGCATGCAGATTCAGGATCAGGGCGAGTTGGGTGCCGAGTTTTCGGCGAGCACCACCCTGGGTGGTTTCCTCGACAAGTTGCATATCCCCTTGGTCGGGCCGGGTGGGGCGCAGAAACTGGCGGACAAATTCGGCTCGTTGCAGGCGGTGATCGGTGCTGACTGGCTCGATATGCGCCAGGCGCTGCCGGAGAAACAGGCCAATTCGGTGCGCGAGTTCTTTGCGCTCGAAGAAAATCGCCAGTTGGCCGAAGCGGCGGAGAAGCAACTGGCCGATTTCGGCATGCACTGGCAGAGCGAGAAGAAGGTCGTCGAAGGCTTGCCGCTGGCCGGGCAGACCTGGGTGCTGACCGGTTCGCTGGAGCTGATGAGCCGCGATGTCGCCAAGGACAAACTCGAAAGCCTGGGGGCCAAGGTCGCCGGTTCGGTGTCGGCCAAGACCCATTGCGTGGTGGCGGGGCCGGGTGCTGGTTCGAAGTTGACCAAGGCCAATGAGCTGGGGCTGAAGGTGCTGGATGAAGAGGCGTTTGTGGTGTTCCTGAAAGAGCACGACATAACGGTTTGA
- the zipA gene encoding cell division protein ZipA — protein sequence MEIGLREWLIVIGIIVIAGILFDGWRRMRGGKGKLKFRLDRSLSNLPDEDSSASAELLGPPRVLDTHKEPQLDEHDLPSVSMPAREPRESGSKRGKRGHSEPSQGDMNLSLDLDGGPSFSSRDDDFPDDTKSSPAVNDKEQPQAEEVLVISVICRDAAGFKGPALLQNILESGLRFGEMDIFHRHESMAGNGEVLFSMANAVKPGVFDLDDIDHFSTPAVSFFLGLPGPRHPKQAFDVMVAAARKLSQELNGELKDDQRSVLTAQTIEHYRQRIVEFERRALTQKR from the coding sequence ATGGAAATCGGTCTGCGCGAGTGGCTGATCGTCATCGGCATTATTGTCATTGCCGGTATTCTTTTCGATGGCTGGCGCCGTATGCGCGGCGGCAAGGGAAAACTGAAGTTCCGTCTTGATCGAAGTCTGTCCAATCTGCCGGACGAGGACAGCAGCGCCAGCGCCGAGCTGCTGGGCCCGCCGCGCGTGCTGGACACGCATAAAGAGCCGCAACTGGACGAGCACGATCTGCCGTCGGTGAGCATGCCGGCGCGCGAGCCTCGCGAGTCGGGCTCCAAGCGCGGCAAGCGTGGCCACAGCGAGCCTTCCCAGGGCGACATGAACCTCAGCCTGGATCTGGACGGCGGCCCGAGCTTCAGCAGCCGCGACGACGATTTCCCGGATGACACCAAGTCCTCGCCAGCGGTCAACGACAAAGAGCAACCGCAAGCTGAAGAAGTGCTGGTGATCAGCGTGATCTGCCGCGACGCTGCCGGCTTCAAGGGCCCGGCGCTGTTGCAGAACATTCTGGAGAGCGGTTTGCGTTTCGGCGAGATGGACATTTTCCATCGCCACGAAAGCATGGCCGGCAACGGTGAAGTGCTGTTCTCCATGGCCAACGCCGTCAAGCCTGGCGTATTCGACCTGGACGACATCGACCACTTCAGCACCCCGGCGGTGAGCTTCTTCCTGGGTCTGCCAGGTCCTCGCCATCCGAAGCAAGCCTTCGACGTGATGGTCGCAGCGGCACGTAAGTTGTCCCAGGAGCTCAACGGCGAACTGAAGGACGACCAGCGCAGCGTACTGACCGCCCAGACGATCGAGCACTACCGTCAGCGCATCGTTGAGTTCGAGCGTCGTGCCCTGACCCAGAAGCGTTGA
- the smc gene encoding chromosome segregation protein SMC, with protein sequence MRLKCIKLAGFKSFVDPTTVNFPSNMAAVVGPNGCGKSNIIDAVRWVMGESSAKNLRGESMTDVIFNGSTSRKPVSQASIELVFDNSDGTLLGEYAAYAEISIRRKVTRDSQTTYYLNGTKCRRRDITDIFLGTGLGPRSYSIIEQGMISKLIESKPEDLRNFIEEAAGISKYKERRRETENRIRRTHENLERLTDLREELERQLERLHRQAEAAKKYQEFKGEERQLKAQLSALRWQALNDQVGQREAIIGNQEVSFEALVAEQRNADASIERLRDGHHDLSERFNLVQGRFYSVGGDIARVEQSIQHGQQRLRQLQDDLKEAERARLETESHLGHDRTLLLTLGEELDMLTPEQEVTSAAAEEAAAALEESETTMHGWQEQWDTFNLTAAEPRRQAEVQQSRIQQLETSLERLADRQKRLGEERALLSADPEDAAIMELSEQLAESEATLEDLQTSEEAQVEKLEQLRQELQQALTAQQQAQGDLQRLNGRLASLEALQQAALDPGTGTAEWLREQNLANRPRLAEGLKVEAGWELAVETVLGADLQAVLVDDFNDFDLSGFAQGDLRLLSPSSDGVRVPGSLLDKVEAQLDLSPWLGQVKPVDSLEQALALRGQLATGQSLISRDGYWVGRHFLRVRRASEAESGVLARGQEIQQLGLEREEREAAVETLETRLQNLRAQQRQQENGREHLRRLLQDEARQQGELKAQLSAGKAKAEQLTLRRTRLDEELIELDEQRALEHENIGEARLQLQEALDSMALDTEQRELLLAQRDSLRERLDRVRQEARQHKDHAHQLAVRLGSLKAQHDSTRQALERLEMQSERLTEKREQLSLNLEEDEAPLEELRLKLEELLDKRMTVDEELKTAQIALEDADRELRDAEKRRSQAEQQSQLIRSQLETQRMEWQALTVRRKTLQDQLLEDGYDLHGVLATLTAEASEKDAEEELERIAARIQRLGAINLAAIDEYQQQSERKRYLDAQNDDLVEALDTLENVIRKIDKETRNRFKDTFDQINGGLQALFPKVFGGGRAYLELTGEDLLDTGVTIMAQPPGKKNSTIHLLSGGEKALTALALVFAIFKLNPAPFCMLDEVDAPLDDANVGRYARLVKEMSQTVQFIYITHNKIAMEMAEQLMGVTMHEPGCSRLVAVDVEEAMAMVDA encoded by the coding sequence TTGCGGCTCAAGTGCATCAAGCTGGCGGGGTTCAAGTCCTTCGTCGATCCGACCACGGTGAACTTCCCCAGTAACATGGCGGCGGTGGTCGGGCCCAATGGTTGCGGCAAATCGAACATCATCGACGCCGTGCGCTGGGTGATGGGCGAGAGTTCGGCGAAGAACCTGCGCGGCGAGTCGATGACCGACGTCATCTTCAACGGCTCCACCAGCCGCAAACCGGTGAGCCAGGCGAGTATCGAACTGGTGTTCGACAACTCCGACGGCACCTTGCTCGGGGAATACGCCGCTTATGCGGAAATCTCCATTCGCCGCAAAGTGACCCGCGACAGCCAGACTACCTATTACCTCAACGGCACCAAATGCCGCCGTCGCGACATCACTGACATTTTCCTCGGCACCGGCCTTGGCCCGCGCAGCTACTCGATCATCGAGCAGGGGATGATCTCCAAGCTGATCGAGTCCAAGCCCGAAGACCTGCGTAACTTCATCGAAGAAGCCGCGGGCATCTCCAAGTACAAGGAGCGCCGGCGCGAGACGGAAAACCGCATCCGCCGCACCCACGAAAACCTTGAGCGCCTGACCGACCTGCGCGAAGAGCTTGAGCGTCAGCTCGAACGCTTGCACCGCCAGGCCGAGGCCGCCAAGAAGTATCAGGAATTCAAGGGCGAGGAGCGTCAGCTCAAGGCCCAGTTGTCGGCCCTGCGCTGGCAGGCGCTGAACGATCAGGTCGGCCAGCGTGAAGCGATCATCGGCAACCAGGAGGTTTCTTTCGAAGCCCTGGTGGCCGAACAGCGCAATGCCGACGCAAGCATCGAACGCCTGCGTGACGGACACCACGACCTCTCGGAACGCTTCAACCTGGTGCAGGGGCGCTTCTACTCGGTCGGCGGCGACATTGCCCGGGTCGAGCAGAGCATTCAGCACGGTCAACAGCGTTTGCGCCAGTTGCAGGATGACCTGAAAGAGGCCGAGCGCGCACGCCTGGAGACCGAATCGCACCTTGGCCACGACCGCACGCTGCTGCTGACCCTCGGCGAAGAGCTGGACATGCTCACCCCGGAGCAGGAAGTCACCAGCGCTGCTGCTGAAGAAGCCGCCGCCGCGCTGGAAGAATCCGAAACCACCATGCACGGCTGGCAAGAGCAGTGGGATACGTTCAACCTCACCGCCGCCGAGCCGCGCCGTCAGGCCGAAGTACAGCAATCGCGGATCCAGCAGCTGGAAACCAGCCTGGAGCGCCTGGCCGATCGCCAGAAGCGTCTTGGCGAAGAGCGCGCCTTGCTCTCGGCGGACCCGGAAGACGCGGCGATCATGGAGCTCAGCGAGCAGCTCGCTGAATCCGAAGCGACGCTCGAGGATTTGCAGACCAGCGAAGAAGCGCAGGTCGAAAAGCTCGAGCAGTTGCGACAGGAATTGCAGCAGGCGCTGACGGCGCAACAGCAGGCCCAGGGCGATTTGCAGCGCCTCAACGGTCGGCTGGCTTCCCTCGAAGCCTTGCAGCAAGCCGCGCTTGATCCGGGCACCGGTACCGCCGAATGGCTGCGCGAACAGAATCTTGCGAATCGCCCGCGCCTGGCCGAAGGCCTGAAGGTTGAGGCTGGTTGGGAGTTGGCGGTGGAAACCGTGCTCGGTGCCGACCTGCAAGCGGTGCTGGTGGACGACTTCAACGATTTCGATTTGTCGGGCTTTGCCCAGGGCGATCTGCGTTTGCTCAGCCCGTCCAGCGATGGCGTACGAGTGCCGGGCAGCTTGCTGGACAAGGTCGAGGCGCAACTCGATTTGTCGCCATGGCTGGGGCAGGTCAAGCCGGTGGACAGTCTCGAACAGGCCTTGGCCTTGCGGGGGCAGTTGGCTACCGGGCAGAGCCTGATCAGTCGTGACGGTTACTGGGTCGGTCGGCATTTTCTGCGGGTGCGTCGGGCCAGTGAAGCGGAAAGCGGCGTGCTCGCTCGCGGTCAGGAAATCCAGCAACTGGGCCTTGAGCGCGAAGAGCGCGAAGCCGCCGTCGAAACCCTGGAAACCCGACTGCAGAATCTCAGGGCGCAGCAGCGTCAGCAGGAAAACGGTCGCGAACATTTGCGCCGCTTGTTGCAGGACGAAGCACGTCAGCAAGGCGAATTGAAGGCTCAGCTTTCCGCCGGCAAAGCCAAGGCCGAACAATTGACCCTGCGCCGTACCCGCCTCGACGAAGAGCTGATCGAACTCGATGAGCAGCGCGCGCTGGAACACGAAAACATCGGTGAAGCGCGCCTGCAATTGCAGGAAGCCCTCGACAGCATGGCGCTGGACACCGAGCAGCGTGAGTTGCTGCTGGCCCAGCGCGACAGCCTGCGTGAGCGTCTGGACCGGGTGCGTCAGGAAGCGCGGCAGCACAAGGATCACGCCCACCAGTTGGCAGTGCGTCTGGGCTCGCTCAAGGCGCAGCATGATTCGACGCGCCAGGCGCTGGAACGTCTGGAGATGCAGTCCGAGCGCCTGACCGAAAAGCGCGAGCAACTGAGCCTCAATCTGGAGGAGGACGAAGCACCGCTGGAAGAGCTGCGCCTGAAACTCGAGGAGTTGCTCGACAAGCGCATGACCGTCGACGAAGAACTCAAGACCGCGCAGATCGCCCTCGAAGACGCCGACCGCGAACTGCGCGACGCCGAAAAGCGCCGCAGCCAGGCCGAACAGCAATCCCAGTTGATTCGCAGCCAGCTCGAAACCCAGCGCATGGAATGGCAAGCCCTGACCGTGCGTCGCAAGACCTTGCAGGACCAATTGCTGGAAGACGGCTACGATCTCCACGGCGTACTCGCGACCTTGACCGCCGAGGCCAGCGAGAAGGATGCCGAGGAAGAACTCGAGCGCATCGCCGCCAGGATCCAGCGTCTGGGCGCGATCAACCTGGCGGCCATCGATGAGTACCAGCAGCAATCGGAACGTAAACGTTATCTGGATGCGCAGAACGACGATCTGGTGGAAGCGCTCGATACCCTTGAGAACGTGATTCGCAAGATCGACAAGGAAACCCGCAACCGTTTCAAGGATACCTTTGATCAGATCAATGGCGGTTTACAGGCGCTTTTCCCAAAAGTTTTCGGTGGAGGCCGCGCGTATTTGGAACTGACGGGCGAAGATTTACTCGATACAGGGGTAACAATCATGGCGCAGCCGCCCGGAAAGAAGAACAGCACCATCCATTTGCTCTCCGGCGGCGAAAAAGCCCTGACCGCTTTGGCCCTGGTTTTTGCGATCTTCAAATTGAACCCGGCGCCGTTCTGCATGCTCGATGAGGTTGACGCGCCACTGGATGACGCTAACGTTGGACGCTACGCGCGATTGGTAAAAGAGATGTCACAGACAGTGCAGTTCATCTATATCACCCACAACAAGATCGCCATGGAAATGGCCGAACAACTGATGGGTGTGACGATGCACGAACCCGGTTGTTCACGTCTGGTGGCCGTGGATGTCGAGGAGGCGATGGCGATGGTGGATGCCTGA